One stretch of Thermococcus sp. 21S9 DNA includes these proteins:
- a CDS encoding ScpA family protein has product MESRREEEITPIDILLQLVQMGRVDPWNIDIVDLTEKYIQRLREMKELDLRVSARAILAASILVRMKSEALLYEEEESEEEEKEERIRVEVEPLAPPLRRVERYYTFDDLLEALMDALEEAERRKPRKRKREEIDEEVFVVDDFRVDIEKHVNRLYEIVRKLYEETKKPIKFWDLVFDNTPKVIARTFLYLLFLANMGKVDLVQEEPFGEILVVPMVDEAN; this is encoded by the coding sequence ATGGAATCGAGAAGAGAAGAGGAAATCACCCCGATTGACATACTGCTCCAGCTCGTCCAGATGGGGCGCGTTGACCCCTGGAACATCGACATCGTTGATTTGACCGAGAAGTACATTCAAAGGCTCAGGGAGATGAAGGAGCTCGACCTCCGCGTTTCGGCGAGGGCAATCTTGGCGGCTTCAATCCTCGTCAGAATGAAGAGCGAGGCTCTGCTCTACGAGGAAGAGGAGAGCGAGGAGGAAGAGAAGGAAGAAAGGATTCGCGTCGAGGTCGAGCCCTTAGCGCCTCCACTCAGGAGGGTGGAACGCTACTACACCTTCGATGACCTCCTTGAGGCGCTGATGGACGCGCTTGAGGAAGCCGAGCGGAGGAAGCCGAGGAAGAGAAAGCGCGAGGAAATTGATGAGGAAGTCTTCGTAGTTGACGACTTCCGCGTTGACATCGAGAAGCACGTCAACAGGCTCTACGAGATAGTCAGAAAGCTCTACGAGGAGACAAAGAAGCCCATAAAGTTCTGGGATTTGGTCTTCGACAACACGCCCAAGGTCATCGCGAGGACCTTCCTCTACTTACTCTTCCTGGCGAACATGGGCAAGGTCGACCTCGTTCAGGAGGAGCCCTTCGGGGAGATACTGGTCGTGCCGATGGTTGATGAGGCCAATTAG
- a CDS encoding DUF5658 family protein — protein sequence MFVLFAIADALTTWFGVKMGFEESNPLLAGRISSGTGFFGSYGLYTAVGAGVIAVSLRLEKFSPAFRAVAIGMVILKAIPAVNNILLLAGIPVSGIINSTVGAVLENLFIG from the coding sequence ATGTTCGTGCTCTTTGCGATAGCTGACGCACTTACAACGTGGTTTGGGGTTAAAATGGGCTTTGAAGAGTCGAATCCCCTTCTTGCGGGCAGGATATCCAGCGGGACGGGATTCTTTGGGAGCTACGGCCTGTATACTGCGGTTGGCGCTGGCGTTATCGCCGTCTCACTCCGGCTGGAGAAGTTCAGCCCCGCGTTCAGGGCCGTGGCAATTGGAATGGTAATCCTCAAGGCGATTCCTGCCGTCAATAACATCCTTCTTCTCGCAGGTATCCCGGTTTCAGGAATCATCAATTCCACCGTGGGAGCGGTGTTGGAGAACCTTTTTATTGGATGA
- a CDS encoding DEAD/DEAH box helicase, whose protein sequence is MQYLRRDLIEPRVYQEVIYARCKERNCLVVLPTGLGKTLIAMLIADYRLSKYGGKVLFLAPTKPLAMQHTESFRKLFNLPPEKINVLTGELSPEKRAELWRKSVVITATPQTVENDILTGRISLEDVVLLVVDEAHRAVGNYAYVFIAKEYLKTAKHPLVLGLTASPGSDEEKIREIVENLGIERIEIRTESSPDVKPYVQRIAFDWVKVELPGIYKDVRKILREMLKDSLKPLADAGLVSSSSPDISKREVLQAGSKINQAMAKGDYSIGYLKKHQAKAMKLHHAIELLETQGLTALRSYLKKLREDRSKSGRELMEDPRMRKVTYLLVQAKELGLDHPKMEKLKELIRKQLQKKPDSKIIVFTNYRDTGRKIVEELREMGISAERFIGQASRGRDRGMTQREQKEVLDRFSRGEFNVLVATSVGEEGLDVPEVDLVVFYEPVPSAIRSIQRRGRTGRHRPGKVVILMAKGTRDEAYYWSSRRKEKGMFEAIRKVARELESKLERESKGRERVEVGKGRITSLDAFLKVGKSKKAGREEKAKESEKKAESKAPRVQEERKAESQSGEIPVKPIFVRKPKGIVVYVDSRELRSGVPKILKELGAEIEVRTLDVADYVVSEEVGIERKSANDFIQSIIDGRLFDQVERLKRAYEKPVIIIEGELYGIRNVHPNAIRGAIASVTVDWGVPVLFSSGKEETAQFIYLLAKREQEERKKEVRLRSEKKALTLAERQRLIVEGLPNVSSTLAKRLLKHFGNVERVFTATEEELKEVEGIGPKKAREIRKVITAPYVEDEG, encoded by the coding sequence ATGCAGTACCTTCGCAGGGATTTAATCGAGCCCCGCGTTTACCAGGAGGTCATCTACGCCCGCTGTAAGGAGCGGAACTGCCTCGTCGTCCTGCCGACGGGCTTAGGGAAGACGCTCATAGCGATGCTCATAGCGGATTACAGGCTCTCGAAGTACGGGGGGAAGGTCCTCTTTTTGGCCCCGACAAAACCGCTGGCGATGCAACACACGGAGAGCTTTAGAAAACTCTTCAACCTTCCGCCTGAGAAGATTAACGTCCTCACGGGCGAGCTTTCCCCGGAGAAGCGTGCCGAGCTGTGGAGGAAGAGTGTCGTCATTACCGCGACACCCCAGACCGTTGAAAACGACATTCTAACGGGCAGGATTTCGCTGGAAGACGTTGTCCTGCTCGTCGTTGATGAGGCCCACAGGGCGGTTGGCAACTATGCCTATGTCTTCATAGCGAAGGAATATCTCAAAACTGCAAAGCACCCGCTCGTTCTCGGATTAACTGCATCGCCCGGTAGCGACGAGGAGAAGATTCGCGAGATAGTGGAGAACCTCGGGATAGAGCGCATAGAGATTAGAACCGAGAGCTCTCCGGACGTCAAGCCCTACGTCCAGAGGATAGCCTTCGACTGGGTTAAGGTCGAACTGCCGGGAATCTACAAGGACGTTAGGAAAATCCTGCGCGAGATGCTCAAAGACTCATTGAAGCCCCTTGCCGATGCCGGGCTCGTGAGCTCTTCTTCGCCGGACATCTCGAAGAGGGAGGTCCTTCAGGCGGGCTCAAAGATAAACCAGGCGATGGCCAAGGGAGACTACTCCATCGGCTACCTCAAGAAGCATCAGGCGAAGGCTATGAAGCTCCACCACGCGATTGAGCTCCTCGAAACTCAGGGGCTAACTGCCCTCAGGAGCTATCTCAAGAAGCTCCGCGAGGACCGCTCAAAGTCCGGTAGAGAGCTCATGGAAGACCCGCGTATGAGGAAGGTCACCTACCTCCTCGTTCAGGCGAAGGAACTTGGTCTCGACCACCCGAAGATGGAGAAGCTGAAGGAGCTTATCCGGAAACAGCTTCAGAAAAAGCCGGACTCGAAGATAATCGTTTTCACGAACTACCGCGACACGGGCAGGAAGATAGTCGAGGAGCTCAGGGAAATGGGCATCTCGGCGGAGCGCTTCATAGGGCAGGCGAGCAGGGGAAGAGATAGGGGAATGACCCAGAGGGAGCAGAAGGAAGTCCTGGACAGGTTCTCGCGAGGTGAGTTCAACGTTTTGGTGGCAACGAGCGTCGGTGAGGAGGGCCTTGACGTTCCCGAGGTTGATTTGGTCGTCTTCTATGAGCCCGTGCCCTCAGCCATAAGGAGCATACAGCGTCGTGGCAGGACCGGAAGACACAGGCCCGGAAAGGTAGTAATCCTCATGGCCAAGGGGACGCGCGACGAGGCCTACTACTGGAGCTCCCGGAGGAAGGAAAAGGGCATGTTCGAGGCGATAAGGAAAGTCGCGAGGGAGCTTGAATCAAAGCTTGAGAGGGAATCAAAAGGCCGGGAGAGGGTAGAGGTGGGGAAGGGTAGAATAACTTCCCTTGATGCGTTCCTGAAGGTTGGTAAGAGCAAGAAGGCCGGAAGAGAGGAGAAGGCAAAAGAATCGGAGAAAAAGGCCGAATCAAAAGCTCCGCGGGTTCAAGAGGAGAGAAAAGCGGAAAGCCAGAGCGGGGAAATTCCGGTTAAGCCGATATTCGTTAGGAAGCCAAAGGGGATAGTCGTCTACGTTGACTCGCGCGAGCTCAGGAGCGGAGTGCCGAAGATTCTGAAGGAGCTTGGGGCCGAGATTGAGGTTAGAACCCTTGACGTCGCCGATTACGTCGTCAGCGAGGAGGTTGGAATCGAGAGAAAGAGCGCCAACGACTTCATACAGTCAATCATAGATGGTCGCCTTTTTGACCAGGTTGAGAGGCTTAAGAGGGCCTACGAGAAGCCTGTGATAATCATCGAGGGCGAGCTCTACGGCATCAGGAACGTCCACCCCAACGCGATTAGGGGAGCAATAGCCTCTGTAACCGTTGACTGGGGTGTTCCGGTACTCTTCTCCTCAGGGAAGGAGGAAACGGCCCAGTTCATTTACCTCTTAGCTAAACGCGAGCAGGAGGAGCGGAAGAAGGAGGTAAGGCTGAGGAGCGAGAAGAAGGCCTTAACCTTAGCTGAGAGACAGCGCCTAATCGTTGAGGGCCTTCCAAACGTCTCCTCGACCCTTGCCAAGCGCCTGCTCAAACATTTTGGCAACGTCGAGCGGGTCTTTACTGCAACGGAAGAGGAGCTCAAGGAGGTCGAGGGGATAGGGCCAAAGAAGGCGCGCGAGATAAGGAAAGTCATAACTGCTCCCTACGTGGAGGACGAGGGGTGA
- a CDS encoding glycoside hydrolase family 5 protein, which translates to MKKLGVAFILLILLAFLWSIHARVVENRTHTHTITPATNPSLQSPGKEPITARQYEKLLGVGIDVDWMSFPRVHRYYFYWRSKGVNVPEYFKKAGFSNVRIRVGADVVNNMTALIQLGEIVNDTLKAGLIPIITYTAPKLRNDPTSEKAQEHFVLWWKTVAEYFKGTSYLLSYDLLIESSGPIKAYPDVLNKVYGQTIAEIRKIDSPRLVFVTPARVSSPFYLTYLNVTNDGYILAEWHIYAGGPKHCTHNMTLIESAINASLAWSKETGIPTWVGAWRPFWFSKKDKSVQCPLQADVDFGKVMASALWNAGIPYDINADVWFFNIENLTWYQDRLPVLKAVLHPSSST; encoded by the coding sequence ATGAAGAAGCTCGGCGTTGCGTTCATACTTCTTATCCTCCTCGCGTTCTTGTGGAGCATACACGCCCGGGTCGTCGAGAACCGGACTCATACTCACACTATTACCCCTGCTACTAACCCGTCCCTCCAATCCCCTGGAAAAGAACCCATAACGGCCCGGCAGTACGAGAAGCTCCTCGGCGTTGGAATCGACGTTGACTGGATGAGCTTCCCTCGGGTTCACCGCTACTACTTCTACTGGCGCTCGAAGGGTGTGAACGTGCCAGAATACTTCAAGAAAGCCGGTTTCTCCAACGTCAGGATAAGGGTAGGAGCAGACGTCGTGAACAATATGACCGCGCTAATTCAGCTCGGCGAGATAGTCAACGACACACTCAAAGCCGGCCTTATCCCAATTATCACATACACGGCACCGAAGCTGAGGAACGACCCGACGAGCGAGAAAGCCCAGGAGCATTTCGTCCTCTGGTGGAAGACCGTCGCCGAGTACTTCAAGGGGACCTCATACCTCCTCTCCTACGACCTACTCATCGAGTCGAGCGGGCCGATTAAAGCATACCCCGACGTTCTTAACAAGGTCTACGGTCAGACGATAGCCGAAATCAGAAAAATTGACTCCCCCCGGCTCGTCTTCGTGACCCCTGCGCGGGTTTCAAGTCCCTTCTACCTCACGTACCTCAACGTTACCAACGACGGCTACATCCTCGCCGAGTGGCACATCTACGCAGGTGGTCCTAAGCACTGCACCCACAACATGACCTTAATAGAGAGCGCGATAAACGCTTCTCTTGCCTGGTCAAAGGAGACCGGAATTCCCACGTGGGTCGGTGCGTGGAGGCCCTTCTGGTTTTCAAAGAAGGATAAAAGCGTTCAGTGCCCGCTTCAGGCCGACGTTGATTTTGGAAAGGTCATGGCCTCGGCCCTCTGGAACGCCGGAATCCCCTATGACATCAACGCTGACGTCTGGTTCTTCAACATCGAGAACCTGACGTGGTATCAGGACAGGCTCCCGGTTCTGAAGGCCGTCCTTCACCCCTCGTCCTCCACGTAG
- a CDS encoding DUF835 domain-containing protein, which produces MGARELAGEFQTIKLLAEIIAFATLTSAFVVAYSLRDVLAGYVDKRTLRGVFLGVFIFWLGYLENVFNELYKTELTKVLDDVLVAIGMTIIVITGFQMKREIRAVKPKVVTKGPTFLEPGAYITYNVSPSVILPLLQGRQLLAITRHPQPYEEHGIPYIWISNVPSENTVRPTGLAQLLHKVLSNVDDNTFIIVDGLEYLILNNGFEPVMKFLMNLKDNLLTRNAGMVVIVDPKTLDGRQMNMLMREFERLPLQKP; this is translated from the coding sequence ATGGGGGCGCGGGAGTTGGCCGGAGAGTTTCAGACGATAAAGCTTCTTGCGGAGATAATTGCGTTCGCCACCCTAACTTCTGCGTTTGTGGTGGCGTATTCACTTCGTGACGTTCTTGCTGGGTACGTTGATAAACGAACCCTCCGGGGCGTTTTTTTGGGCGTGTTCATATTCTGGCTCGGGTACCTTGAGAACGTCTTCAACGAGTTGTATAAGACCGAGCTGACGAAGGTGCTTGATGACGTTCTTGTGGCGATAGGGATGACAATCATCGTAATAACCGGCTTTCAGATGAAGAGGGAAATTCGCGCAGTTAAGCCAAAGGTTGTGACAAAGGGGCCAACTTTTCTGGAACCTGGGGCGTATATAACTTATAACGTGTCCCCATCAGTGATATTGCCACTATTACAAGGGCGTCAGCTTCTTGCAATCACGAGGCATCCTCAACCCTATGAGGAACACGGCATCCCCTACATATGGATTAGCAACGTCCCTTCTGAAAACACTGTGAGGCCCACTGGTTTGGCCCAGCTCCTTCACAAGGTTCTCTCAAACGTTGATGACAACACATTCATAATCGTGGATGGACTCGAGTATTTAATCCTAAACAACGGCTTTGAGCCGGTTATGAAGTTTCTCATGAACCTGAAGGATAACCTCCTTACAAGGAACGCCGGAATGGTGGTAATAGTTGACCCAAAGACCCTCGATGGCCGGCAGATGAACATGCTGATGAGGGAGTTCGAGAGGTTACCTCTCCAGAAACCGTAA
- a CDS encoding DEAD/DEAH box helicase — protein MSFKELGLSKASVEAVERKGFSEPTDVQREVIPLILDGKSDVVGQSKTGSGKTAAFGLPILDLIDEGRKEVQALILTPTRELAIQVSEELRSLRGKRKIDIYAVYGGQPIGPQIRALERAQIVVGTPGRVLDHIRRGTLRLDSLRFFVLDEADRMLDMGFQEDIEAILRATPREKRVMMFSATMPMDVLLLAKKYMKNPEVVIVSRDELVPGEVEQEFIEAVPARRYGILKKILSEDFYGIIFCQTKVETRELAERLRRDGFKAEALNGDMSQPSRERTFGRFKRGKTEILVATDVAARGLDVPEITHVVNYSIPMNAEQYIHRIGRTGRMGKKGKAITFIAPGELRRLRYIARQAGVDVRKSELSEELPKGYREMVRRDELENEYRHRWGKKRPRQRRRRY, from the coding sequence ATGAGTTTTAAGGAGCTTGGCTTATCGAAGGCCTCCGTTGAGGCCGTTGAGAGAAAGGGTTTCTCGGAACCCACTGACGTTCAGAGGGAAGTTATACCGCTCATCCTCGATGGAAAGAGCGATGTCGTTGGTCAGTCAAAGACCGGGAGTGGAAAAACGGCGGCATTTGGCCTTCCAATTCTCGACCTGATAGATGAGGGCAGGAAGGAAGTCCAGGCGCTCATTCTAACGCCGACGAGAGAGCTGGCAATACAGGTGAGTGAGGAGCTTCGCTCGCTACGCGGGAAGCGGAAGATAGACATTTACGCCGTCTATGGAGGCCAGCCGATAGGGCCCCAGATAAGGGCCCTTGAGAGGGCTCAAATCGTCGTTGGAACGCCCGGCAGGGTGCTCGACCACATAAGGCGCGGAACGCTCAGGCTCGACTCGCTCCGCTTCTTCGTCCTCGACGAGGCAGACAGAATGCTTGACATGGGCTTTCAGGAGGACATTGAAGCAATCCTCCGAGCCACCCCAAGGGAAAAGCGCGTCATGATGTTCTCGGCGACGATGCCGATGGACGTTCTGTTGCTCGCCAAGAAGTATATGAAGAACCCCGAGGTTGTCATCGTGAGCAGGGACGAACTGGTTCCCGGCGAGGTCGAGCAGGAGTTCATAGAGGCCGTCCCGGCGAGGCGCTACGGAATCCTCAAGAAAATCCTGAGCGAGGACTTCTACGGCATAATCTTCTGCCAGACGAAGGTGGAAACGCGGGAGCTGGCGGAGAGGCTCAGGAGGGACGGGTTTAAGGCAGAGGCCCTCAACGGGGACATGAGTCAGCCCTCAAGGGAGAGAACCTTCGGAAGGTTCAAGCGCGGGAAGACCGAGATTCTTGTGGCGACGGACGTTGCCGCGAGGGGGCTTGACGTTCCTGAAATTACTCACGTCGTCAATTACTCAATCCCCATGAACGCCGAGCAGTACATCCACAGGATTGGCAGAACCGGCAGAATGGGGAAGAAAGGAAAAGCCATAACCTTCATTGCGCCCGGTGAGCTCAGGAGACTCAGGTACATAGCGAGACAGGCAGGGGTTGACGTCAGGAAGTCGGAGCTGAGCGAGGAACTTCCGAAGGGGTACAGGGAAATGGTTCGGCGCGACGAGCTTGAGAACGAGTACAGGCACAGGTGGGGCAAGAAGAGGCCGAGGCAGAGGAGAAGACGCTACTGA
- the rpsJ gene encoding 30S ribosomal protein S10, with translation MQKARIKLASTNIKALNEVTDQIKQIAERTGVRMSGPIPLPTKRIRITTRKSPDGEGTATFDRFELRVHKRLVDIEADERAMRQIMRIRVPEDVTIEIELIS, from the coding sequence ATGCAGAAGGCGAGGATTAAGCTTGCAAGTACGAACATCAAGGCCCTCAACGAGGTCACCGACCAGATTAAGCAGATTGCCGAGAGGACCGGTGTCAGAATGAGCGGTCCCATACCGCTCCCGACCAAGAGGATAAGGATTACCACCAGGAAGAGCCCCGACGGAGAGGGTACCGCCACCTTCGACCGCTTCGAGCTTCGCGTTCACAAGAGGCTCGTCGACATCGAGGCCGACGAAAGGGCCATGCGCCAGATTATGCGCATCCGCGTTCCTGAGGACGTCACCATCGAGATTGAGCTCATCTCCTGA
- the tuf gene encoding translation elongation factor EF-1 subunit alpha — MPKEKPHVNIVFIGHVDHGKSTTIGRLLFDTANIPENIIKKFEEMGEKGKSFKFAWVMDRLKEERERGITIDVAHTKFETPHRYITIIDAPGHRDFVKNMITGASQADAAVLIVAATDGVMPQTKEHAFLARTLGIGHIIVAINKMDMVNYDQKAFEKVKAQVEKLLKMLGYKDFPVIPISAWEGDNVVKKSDKMPWYNGPTLIEALDQIPEPPKPTDKPLRIPIQDVYSIKGVGTVPVGRVETGILRVGDVVIFEPASTIFHKPIQGEVKSIEMHHEPMQEAYPGDNIGFNVRGVGKNDIKRGDVAGHTNNPPTVVRPKDTFKAQIIVLNHPTAITVGYTPVLHAHTTQVAVRFEQLLAKLDPRTGNVLEENPQFIKTGDSAIVILRPTKAMVIEPVKEIPQLGRFAIRDMGQTVAAGMVISIQKAE, encoded by the coding sequence ATGCCGAAGGAGAAGCCGCACGTTAACATCGTCTTTATAGGCCACGTAGACCACGGAAAGAGCACCACCATCGGAAGGCTGCTCTTTGACACCGCCAACATACCGGAGAACATCATCAAGAAGTTCGAGGAGATGGGTGAGAAGGGTAAGTCCTTCAAGTTCGCTTGGGTCATGGACAGGCTCAAGGAGGAGCGCGAGAGGGGTATCACCATCGACGTCGCCCACACCAAGTTCGAGACCCCGCACAGGTACATCACCATCATCGACGCTCCGGGCCACAGGGACTTCGTTAAGAACATGATTACCGGTGCCAGCCAGGCTGACGCCGCCGTTCTCATCGTCGCCGCCACCGACGGTGTCATGCCCCAGACCAAGGAGCACGCCTTCCTTGCCAGGACCCTTGGTATCGGCCACATCATAGTCGCCATCAACAAGATGGACATGGTCAACTACGACCAGAAGGCCTTCGAGAAGGTCAAGGCCCAGGTCGAGAAGCTCCTCAAGATGCTCGGCTACAAGGACTTCCCGGTCATCCCGATTAGCGCCTGGGAGGGCGACAACGTCGTCAAGAAGAGCGACAAGATGCCCTGGTACAACGGTCCGACCCTCATCGAGGCCCTTGACCAGATACCCGAGCCGCCGAAGCCGACCGACAAGCCGCTCCGCATTCCGATTCAGGACGTCTACTCCATCAAGGGTGTCGGTACCGTTCCGGTCGGCCGTGTCGAGACCGGTATCCTCCGCGTTGGCGACGTCGTCATCTTCGAGCCGGCCAGCACCATCTTCCACAAGCCCATCCAGGGTGAGGTTAAGTCCATCGAGATGCACCACGAGCCCATGCAGGAAGCTTACCCGGGTGACAACATCGGATTCAACGTCCGTGGCGTTGGTAAGAACGACATAAAGCGCGGTGACGTTGCCGGACACACCAACAACCCGCCGACTGTCGTCAGGCCGAAGGACACCTTCAAGGCCCAGATAATCGTCCTCAACCACCCGACCGCCATCACCGTCGGATACACCCCGGTCCTCCACGCCCACACCACCCAGGTCGCCGTTAGGTTCGAGCAGCTCCTCGCCAAGCTCGACCCGAGGACCGGTAACGTCCTCGAGGAGAACCCGCAGTTCATCAAGACCGGTGACTCCGCCATCGTCATCCTCAGGCCGACCAAGGCCATGGTCATCGAGCCGGTCAAGGAGATACCGCAGCTCGGCAGGTTCGCCATCCGTGACATGGGCCAGACCGTCGCTGCAGGTATGGTTATCTCCATCCAGAAGGCCGAGTGA
- a CDS encoding elongation factor EF-2, whose product MGRREEMIAKIKELMTQPERIRNMGIAAHIDHGKTTLSDNLLAGAGMISEELAGKQLVLDFDEQEQARGITINAANVSMVHNYEGQDYLINLIDTPGHVDFGGDVTRAMRAIDGAIIVVDAVEGVMPQTETVLRQALREYVKPVLFINKVDRLIKELKLGPNEILNRFAKIITDVNRLIKRYAPEEFKSEWMVKVEDGSVAFGSAYYNWALSVPYMKKTGVSFKDIVELTNAGDLKTLRQKAPLHVVVLDMVVRHLPNPLEAQKYRIPHLWQGDINSEVGQAMLKCDPKGKMVMVVTKIIIDKHAGEVATGRVWSGTVKSGKEVYLINSKRKARIQQVGIYMGPERINMEAVPAGNIVAVTGLRDAMAGETVAEEPIEPFEALHYVSEPVVTVAIEAKNVKDLPRLIEALRQLAKEDPTLHVKIDEETGQHLLSGMGELHLEVKLVKLKEDWKIDVDVSPPIVVYRESVTKKSPIVEGKSPNKHNRFYITVEPMPDEIYEAIREGIIPEGRPKNPKEVAKKLAELGMDYEMAKGIVDVYNGNMFFDNTKGIQYLNEVMDLLVDGFHMAMDEGPLAKEPVMKVIVRLHDAKIHEDNVHRGPAQIYPAIRTAIHCAMMKAGPVLYEPYQKVIINVPYEYMGAVSREINQRRGQLIDMRQEGEVMIIIAEAPVAEMFGFAGAIRGATSGRALWSTEHAGFKRVPSELAVNIIRQIRQRKGLDPNPPTEKDVCPQQ is encoded by the coding sequence ATGGGAAGAAGGGAAGAGATGATTGCGAAGATTAAGGAACTCATGACCCAGCCTGAGAGAATCAGGAACATGGGTATCGCCGCTCACATTGACCACGGTAAGACCACGCTGAGCGATAACCTGCTCGCCGGTGCTGGAATGATAAGCGAGGAGCTCGCCGGAAAGCAGCTCGTCCTCGATTTCGACGAGCAGGAGCAGGCGAGGGGTATTACAATCAACGCGGCCAACGTTTCGATGGTTCACAACTACGAAGGCCAGGACTACCTCATTAACCTCATCGACACCCCGGGTCACGTTGACTTCGGTGGTGACGTTACCAGGGCCATGCGTGCCATAGACGGTGCGATTATCGTCGTCGACGCCGTTGAGGGAGTCATGCCCCAGACCGAGACCGTTCTCAGGCAGGCCCTTCGCGAGTACGTCAAGCCGGTTCTCTTCATCAACAAGGTTGACCGTCTCATCAAGGAGCTCAAGCTCGGCCCGAACGAGATACTCAACCGCTTCGCCAAGATAATCACCGACGTCAACAGACTCATCAAGCGCTACGCTCCTGAAGAGTTCAAGAGCGAGTGGATGGTCAAGGTCGAGGACGGTAGCGTCGCCTTCGGAAGCGCTTACTACAACTGGGCCCTCAGCGTTCCGTACATGAAGAAGACTGGCGTTTCCTTCAAGGACATCGTCGAGCTCACCAACGCCGGTGACCTCAAGACCCTCAGGCAGAAGGCCCCGCTCCACGTCGTCGTCCTTGATATGGTCGTCAGGCACCTCCCGAACCCGCTTGAGGCCCAGAAGTACAGGATTCCGCACCTCTGGCAGGGCGACATAAACAGCGAGGTCGGCCAGGCCATGCTCAAGTGCGACCCGAAGGGCAAGATGGTCATGGTCGTCACCAAGATAATCATCGACAAGCACGCCGGTGAGGTTGCTACCGGCCGTGTCTGGAGCGGTACGGTTAAGAGCGGTAAGGAAGTCTACCTCATCAACAGCAAGAGAAAGGCCAGAATCCAGCAGGTCGGTATCTACATGGGTCCCGAGAGGATTAACATGGAGGCCGTCCCCGCTGGAAACATCGTCGCCGTTACCGGTCTGAGGGACGCTATGGCCGGTGAGACCGTCGCCGAGGAGCCGATTGAGCCGTTCGAAGCCCTCCACTACGTTAGTGAGCCGGTCGTTACCGTCGCCATCGAGGCCAAGAACGTTAAGGACCTCCCGAGGCTCATCGAGGCCCTTAGACAGCTCGCCAAGGAGGACCCGACCCTTCACGTCAAGATTGACGAAGAAACCGGCCAGCACCTCCTCAGCGGTATGGGTGAGCTCCACCTTGAGGTCAAGCTCGTCAAGCTCAAGGAAGACTGGAAGATTGACGTCGACGTTTCCCCGCCGATAGTCGTCTACCGCGAGAGCGTCACCAAGAAGAGCCCGATAGTCGAAGGAAAGTCCCCGAACAAGCACAACAGGTTCTACATCACCGTCGAGCCGATGCCCGACGAGATTTACGAGGCAATAAGGGAGGGCATAATCCCAGAGGGCAGGCCCAAGAACCCGAAGGAGGTCGCCAAGAAGCTCGCCGAGCTCGGCATGGACTACGAGATGGCCAAGGGCATCGTCGACGTCTACAACGGCAACATGTTCTTCGACAACACCAAGGGTATTCAGTACCTCAACGAGGTCATGGACCTCCTTGTTGACGGATTCCACATGGCGATGGACGAGGGACCGCTCGCCAAGGAGCCGGTCATGAAGGTCATCGTCAGGCTCCACGATGCCAAGATACACGAGGACAACGTCCACCGCGGTCCGGCCCAGATTTACCCGGCCATCAGGACTGCAATCCACTGCGCCATGATGAAGGCCGGTCCGGTCCTCTACGAGCCGTACCAGAAGGTCATCATCAACGTTCCCTACGAGTACATGGGTGCCGTCAGCAGGGAAATCAACCAGAGGCGCGGTCAGCTCATCGACATGAGGCAGGAAGGCGAGGTCATGATTATCATTGCCGAGGCTCCAGTTGCGGAGATGTTTGGATTCGCTGGAGCCATCCGTGGAGCCACCAGCGGAAGGGCCCTCTGGAGCACCGAGCACGCCGGATTCAAGCGCGTTCCGAGCGAGCTCGCCGTAAACATCATCAGACAGATACGCCAGAGGAAGGGCCTCGACCCGAACCCGCCGACCGAGAAGGACGTCTGCCCGCAGCAGTGA